A single genomic interval of Natator depressus isolate rNatDep1 chromosome 14, rNatDep2.hap1, whole genome shotgun sequence harbors:
- the LOC141998488 gene encoding zinc finger protein RFP-like — MAAASPVESLQEEATCPLCLEYFTDPVTLECGHNFCRACVAQCWEGPDRAASCPQCRETVQQRNLRPNRQLANVVEIAKQLSFQAAKGAGGGRVCGEHQEALKLFCEEDQTPICVICRESRAHRAHTVVPIQEAAEEYKEKIQAHLKTLREEREKWLGFKVTGEERSQEYLKQTETERQKIVSEFQQLRQFLEEQERLLLAQLEKLDKEIVKIENENITKLSEGISCLSELISEMEGKCQKPGSEFLQDVRSTLSRCEKGKFQQSEEISPELEEQVSDFSQKTIVLMETLRKFKDTLPSALESLGAHRQANVTLDPDTAHPILVLSEGGKSVRCGDTRQRLPKNPERFDSVFCVLGCEGFTSGRHRWEVDVEDGQFWAVGVARASVGRKGGISCSPEGGIWAVEWLGQFLALTSPVTPLPRSRAPSRIRVCLDCDRGQVTFIDAGDEAPIFTFPPGSVPGERIRPWLWVWPGSRLRLCP, encoded by the exons ATGGCTGCAGCGAGCCCCGTGGAAAGTCTCCAGGAGGAAGCGacatgtcccctctgtctggaGTATTTCACAGACCCTGTCACTCTGGAGTGTGGGCACAATTTCTGCCGAGCCTGCGTcgcccagtgctgggagggaccCGACAGGGCCgcctcctgccctcagtgcagagaaacTGTGCAACAGAGAAACCTCAGGCCCAACAGGCAGCTGGCAAATGTCGTAGAAATCGCCAAGCAGCTGAGTTTCCAGGCAGcgaagggagcaggagggggcagggtgtgtggggaacaCCAGGAGGCTCTGAAACTGTTCTGTGAAGAGGATCAAACCCCCATCTGTGTAATCTGCAGAGAGTCCCGGGCTCACCGCGCTCACACGGTGGTTCCCATACAGGAAGCTGCCGAGGAGTACAAG GAAAAAATACAAGCCCATTTGAAGactctgagggaagagagagaaaagtggcTGGGATTTAAAGTGACTGGAGAGGAGAGAAGCCAGGAGTATCTG AAACAGACAGAAACCGAGAGGCAGAAGATTGTGTCTGAATTTCAGCAACTGCGGCAGTTCCTGGAGGAACAAGAGCGActcctgctggcccagctggAAAAGCTGGACAAGGAGATTGTGAAGATAGAGAATGAAAATATCACCAAACTCTCAGAGGGGATTTCCTGTCTCAGTGAGCTGATCAGTGAGATGGAGGGGAAGTGTCAGAAGCCAGGAAgtgaattcctgcag gatgtcagaagcacctTGAGTAG GTGCGAGAAGGGGAAGTTCCAGCAGTCAGAGGAGATTTCTCCTGAACTGGAAGAGCAAGTCAGCGATTTCTCCCAGAAAACTATTGTGCTAATGGAGACTCTGAGGAAGTTCAAAG ACACTTTGCCGTCTGCACTGGAATCCCTAGGAGCACACAGACAGG CaaatgtgactctggatccagacacggctcaTCCCATCCTCGTCCTGTCTGAGGGTGGGAAAAGTGTGAGATGTGGAGACACGCGGCAGCGACTGCCCAAGAACCCTGAGAGATTTGACTCTGTGTTctgtgtgctgggctgtgagggattcaCTTCGGGGAGACATCGCTGGGAGGTGGACGTGGAGGATGGGCAattctgggctgtgggggtggctaGAGCatctgtggggaggaagggagggatcagcTGTAGCCCTGAgggggggatctgggctgtggagtggctgggtcagttcctggctctcacCTCCCCTGTGACCCCCCTGCCCCGGAGCCGGGCCCCCAGCAGGATCCGAGTTTGTCTGGACTGTGACCGGGGGCAAGTGACATTTATCGATGCTGGTGACGAGGCCCCGATCTTCACTTTCCCGCCGGGCTCCGTCCCTGGGGAGAGAATCCGCCCCTGGCTCTGGGTGTGGCCGGGATCCCGTCTCCGACTGTGCCCCTGA